The Janthinobacterium lividum genome has a window encoding:
- a CDS encoding cytochrome c peroxidase: MKTNLSLLLAICVLSACQPAPPKDAQAAPAPAYLAGAYAPTLKRQPSVAAMTAMGRAMFFEPSLSVSGKMSCASCHSPEHAYGPPNALAVQLGGPELKDAGTRAAPSLRYLQTAPAFTEHYHDDDGDDSVDAGPTGGRNWDGRAQSGHEQALAPLLSKREMGNRDAAAVVAKLQAGPLAAQFRQTYGADIFEQPGQALRWALMSLEVFQESPADFYPYTSKYDAVLRKQASLTPQEARGLALFNDERKGNCASCHISQVTSGGAFPQFTDYGLINIGVPRNGKLPANADPAFFDMGLCGPDRTDLREHKEYCGSFKTPSLRNVALRKVFFHNGSFDSLEQVLRFYVQRDTATQKWYPTDRNGKVRKYDDLPPGLAANVNVEAPFDRQPGQAPALNDGEIADVIAFLRTLTDGYQAPAPAQGKHG, translated from the coding sequence ATGAAAACGAACCTCTCCCTGCTGCTGGCCATCTGCGTGCTGTCCGCCTGCCAGCCCGCGCCGCCGAAAGACGCCCAGGCCGCGCCCGCGCCCGCCTACCTGGCCGGGGCCTACGCGCCCACCCTGAAACGCCAGCCCTCGGTGGCGGCAATGACGGCCATGGGCCGCGCCATGTTTTTTGAGCCTAGCCTGTCCGTGTCGGGGAAGATGTCGTGCGCCAGCTGCCACAGTCCCGAACACGCGTATGGGCCGCCGAACGCTCTGGCGGTGCAGCTGGGCGGCCCGGAACTGAAGGATGCGGGCACGCGCGCGGCGCCCTCGCTGCGCTATCTCCAGACTGCGCCCGCATTCACCGAGCATTATCACGACGACGATGGCGACGACAGCGTCGACGCCGGTCCCACGGGCGGGCGCAACTGGGATGGCCGCGCCCAGTCGGGCCATGAGCAGGCCCTGGCGCCGCTGCTATCCAAACGCGAGATGGGCAACCGCGATGCGGCCGCCGTCGTCGCCAAATTGCAGGCCGGCCCGCTGGCGGCGCAGTTTCGCCAGACGTATGGCGCGGATATCTTCGAGCAGCCGGGCCAGGCCTTGCGCTGGGCGCTGATGTCGCTGGAAGTGTTCCAGGAAAGCCCTGCCGATTTCTATCCGTACACGAGCAAGTACGACGCCGTGCTGCGCAAGCAGGCCAGCTTGACGCCGCAGGAAGCGCGCGGCCTGGCCCTGTTCAACGATGAACGCAAGGGCAATTGCGCGTCCTGCCATATCAGCCAGGTGACTTCCGGCGGCGCCTTCCCGCAATTTACGGACTACGGCTTGATCAATATCGGCGTGCCGCGCAACGGCAAACTGCCGGCGAATGCGGACCCGGCATTCTTCGACATGGGCTTGTGTGGCCCGGACCGCACCGACTTGAGAGAGCACAAGGAGTACTGCGGCAGCTTCAAGACGCCGTCCCTGCGCAATGTCGCCCTGCGCAAGGTGTTTTTCCACAATGGCAGCTTTGACAGCCTGGAGCAGGTGCTGCGTTTTTACGTGCAGCGCGATACGGCGACGCAAAAATGGTATCCGACAGATAGAAACGGCAAGGTGCGCAAATACGACGACTTGCCGCCCGGTCTGGCGGCGAACGTGAACGTGGAAGCGCCGTTCGATCGCCAGCCGGGCCAGGCGCCGGCGCTGAACGATGGGGAGATCGCCGACGTGATCGCCTTCCTGCGCACGCTGACGGATGGCTATCAGGCCCCCGCTCCGGCGCAGGGCAAACACGGTTGA
- a CDS encoding TIM barrel protein, translating to MRIDVFAAHWGNNELPPEVFIDRVAAAGFDGIEMSLPLDAALREEWTDRIAKAGLQLIAAQWETVFHSDFELHRAALAELLENACLARPVLVNTHTGKDYYSQAQNAKLLDLAAAISAKHGVPIVHEIHRSRFSGHPMLLLPYLAQYPELPLTADLSHWCCACESLLEDQPQTLAQVLPLVRHVHARVGHAQGPQVADFRAPEAKAALDAHLAWWDAIVALRRAAGAERMTFTPEFGPAPYTQTLPWTQQPVTDAWEQNVAMLDLLRARYAQ from the coding sequence ATGCGCATCGATGTCTTTGCCGCCCATTGGGGCAATAACGAGCTGCCGCCCGAGGTCTTCATCGATAGGGTAGCGGCGGCGGGCTTCGACGGCATCGAGATGTCGCTGCCGCTGGACGCCGCCCTGCGCGAGGAGTGGACGGATCGCATCGCCAAGGCGGGACTGCAACTGATCGCCGCGCAGTGGGAAACCGTCTTCCACAGCGACTTCGAACTGCACCGCGCCGCCCTGGCCGAACTGCTGGAAAACGCCTGCCTGGCACGCCCCGTGCTGGTCAACACGCACACGGGCAAGGATTATTACAGCCAGGCGCAAAACGCAAAACTGCTCGATCTGGCCGCCGCCATCTCGGCAAAGCACGGCGTGCCCATCGTGCATGAAATCCACCGCAGCCGCTTCAGCGGCCACCCGATGCTGCTGCTGCCCTATTTGGCGCAGTATCCCGAGCTGCCATTGACGGCCGACCTGTCGCACTGGTGCTGCGCCTGCGAATCCCTGCTGGAAGACCAGCCGCAGACCCTGGCGCAGGTGCTGCCGCTGGTGCGCCACGTGCATGCGCGCGTGGGCCATGCGCAGGGCCCGCAGGTAGCCGACTTCCGCGCGCCGGAAGCGAAGGCCGCGCTCGACGCCCACCTGGCGTGGTGGGACGCCATCGTCGCGCTGCGCCGCGCGGCCGGCGCCGAGCGCATGACGTTCACACCGGAATTCGGCCCTGCGCCATACACGCAAACCCTGCCCTGGACGCAGCAACCCGTGACGGATGCCTGGGAACAGAACGTCGCCATGCTCGATCTGCTGCGCGCGCGGTACGCGCAGTAG
- a CDS encoding MarR family transcriptional regulator, with amino-acid sequence MDTTTAPNPLHQVPRLDSQLCFALYSTSLAMNKLYRKLLRKLGLTYSQYLVMMVLWERDGLTVSEVGERLFLDSATLTPLLKRMEQSGLLTRTRAASDERQVIISLTEQGDQLRHEAALLPEAILTASHCSVEQVVDMKQQLNQLRDSLMKSE; translated from the coding sequence ATGGATACCACCACCGCCCCCAACCCCTTGCACCAGGTGCCGCGCCTGGATAGCCAGCTGTGCTTTGCGCTGTACTCGACCTCACTTGCCATGAACAAGCTGTACCGCAAGCTGCTGCGCAAGCTGGGCCTGACGTATTCGCAATACCTGGTGATGATGGTGCTGTGGGAGCGCGACGGCTTGACGGTGTCGGAAGTGGGCGAGCGCCTGTTCCTCGATTCGGCCACCCTGACGCCCTTGCTCAAGCGCATGGAGCAGTCGGGGCTGTTGACGCGCACACGCGCCGCCAGCGACGAGCGCCAGGTCATCATTTCCCTCACGGAACAGGGCGACCAGTTGCGCCACGAAGCAGCCCTGTTGCCCGAAGCCATACTGACGGCCAGCCACTGCAGCGTGGAACAGGTTGTGGACATGAAACAACAGCTGAACCAGTTGCGCGACAGCTTGATGAAAAGTGAGTAA
- a CDS encoding LysR family transcriptional regulator — MDQLKAMEIFVEVARQRSFTVAGQRLGLTRAMVSKTIMQLEERLHARLLHRSTREVSLTDAGRAYLAPCMATVSQAQEAARMVAHVAQAGGGAELAGPLRIQAPSSFGSVWLADAVARFSLLHPQVQAELFVDDALLDPIRHGFDLTIRVGGIPDSSALAMRPLAPCRAVLCASPAYLAQWGVPQTPQELLKHQCLHFSHLTDGTNWHFQRGEGEQREEVSVRVQAGFTANNGLVLHQAAQRGLGIVYSTTFLAWRNLLDGSLLPVLSGWDLPLNHLSALYPASRQPSPKVRALIDFLVAEYQPVPPWDRELEAAGFFG, encoded by the coding sequence ATGGATCAATTAAAAGCGATGGAAATCTTTGTCGAAGTGGCGCGCCAGCGCAGCTTCACTGTGGCCGGCCAGCGCCTGGGCCTGACGCGGGCCATGGTCAGCAAGACCATCATGCAGCTGGAAGAACGCCTGCATGCGCGTCTGCTGCACCGCTCCACGCGCGAAGTGAGCCTGACGGATGCGGGCCGCGCCTACCTGGCGCCGTGCATGGCCACCGTCAGCCAGGCGCAGGAAGCGGCGCGCATGGTGGCGCATGTGGCGCAGGCCGGTGGGGGGGCGGAGCTCGCCGGGCCGCTGCGCATCCAGGCGCCATCGAGTTTCGGCAGCGTGTGGCTGGCCGATGCCGTCGCCCGATTCAGCCTGCTGCACCCGCAGGTGCAGGCCGAGTTGTTTGTCGACGATGCGCTGCTCGACCCGATACGCCACGGTTTTGATTTGACGATACGGGTCGGCGGCATCCCGGACAGTAGCGCGCTGGCCATGCGCCCGCTGGCGCCGTGCCGCGCCGTGCTGTGCGCCAGTCCCGCCTACCTGGCGCAATGGGGCGTGCCGCAGACGCCGCAAGAGCTGCTGAAGCATCAGTGCCTGCATTTCAGCCACCTGACCGATGGCACGAACTGGCATTTCCAGCGTGGAGAAGGGGAACAGCGCGAGGAGGTGAGCGTGCGCGTGCAGGCGGGGTTCACTGCGAACAATGGCCTGGTGCTGCACCAGGCGGCGCAGCGGGGACTCGGCATCGTCTACAGCACCACGTTCCTCGCCTGGCGCAATCTGCTCGATGGCAGCCTGCTGCCCGTGCTGTCCGGCTGGGACCTGCCGCTGAATCACTTGAGCGCGCTGTATCCGGCTAGCCGCCAGCCGTCGCCCAAGGTGCGCGCGCTGATCGATTTCCTAGTGGCCGAATACCAACCCGTGCCGCCATGGGACCGCGAGCTGGAGGCGGCGGGATTTTTTGGCTGA
- a CDS encoding M1 family metallopeptidase: protein MRLPFGSVASLALCFTVSAFAAEPFDDKFRQLEEVLPTPNTYRTASGAPGHAYWQQRADYTIRATLDEAKREIAGSGTITYHNQSPDTLGYLWVQLDQNIYKPDSDARRMTTAPSRQAWAKTAGEETMKFEGLRGILARGDFQGGFNIRALKGADGQPLKYVVNRTMMRIDLPQPLKPGQDFVFQIDWDYRINEQKVLGGRAGYEVFDDKNALFEVAQWFPRMAAYYDAAGWQHKQFLGSGEFTLEFGDYDVQLTVPADHIVASTGALQNPQDVLSAAQRERLEKARSSDKPVVIVTQKEAEAAEKTVSRAQKTWHFKAANVRDFAWASSRKFIWDAQGYKKGGSDVMAMSYYPKEGNPLWEKYSTQAIVHTIEQYNKYSIDYPYPTAISVNGPVGGMEYPMISFNGPRPVKDKKTGELTYSKRTKYGLIGVIIHEVGHNYYPMIINSDERQWTWMDEGLNTFVQYLAQQAWEENYPASRGEPREIVDYMRSRDQVPIMTNSESLLQFGNNAYAKPAAGLNILRETILGRELFDYAFKEYAQRWKFKRPTPADFFRTMEDASGTDLDWFWRGWFYTTDPVDISIDGISEYGVSSKDPATEKAWKKAQKDAQPESVTSRANKGMPRRVDAHPELKDFYNQHDDFTVTNKDRNAYAEALATLEPWEKDLLKQGKHLYLVDLSNVGGMVMPLILEIELKSGKKYVERVPAEVWRYSPKRITKVVITDEPMVGLVQDPYWETADIDTSNNSWPRKVTPSRLELFKSEKSPKDNLMRDFHTPLKGKNGGSAKGDEA, encoded by the coding sequence ATGCGCTTACCTTTCGGCTCCGTAGCCTCGTTGGCTCTCTGCTTTACCGTGTCGGCCTTCGCTGCCGAACCATTCGACGACAAGTTCCGCCAGCTCGAAGAGGTGCTGCCCACCCCGAACACCTACCGCACCGCCTCCGGCGCACCGGGCCACGCCTACTGGCAGCAGCGCGCCGACTACACCATCCGCGCCACCCTGGACGAGGCCAAACGCGAGATCGCCGGCAGCGGCACCATCACCTACCATAACCAGTCGCCCGACACCCTCGGCTACCTGTGGGTGCAATTGGACCAGAATATCTACAAGCCCGATTCCGACGCGCGCCGCATGACCACCGCGCCCTCGCGCCAGGCATGGGCCAAAACGGCCGGCGAAGAAACCATGAAATTCGAAGGCTTGCGCGGCATCCTGGCGCGCGGCGACTTCCAGGGCGGCTTCAATATCCGCGCCTTGAAAGGCGCCGATGGCCAGCCTTTGAAATATGTAGTAAACCGCACGATGATGCGCATCGACCTGCCGCAGCCTTTGAAACCGGGCCAGGACTTCGTCTTCCAGATCGACTGGGATTACCGCATCAATGAACAGAAGGTGCTGGGCGGGCGCGCCGGCTATGAAGTCTTCGACGACAAGAACGCCCTGTTCGAAGTGGCGCAGTGGTTCCCGCGCATGGCGGCCTATTACGACGCGGCCGGCTGGCAGCACAAGCAGTTCCTCGGCTCGGGCGAATTCACGCTGGAGTTCGGCGACTACGATGTGCAGCTGACCGTCCCTGCCGACCATATCGTCGCCTCTACGGGCGCGCTGCAAAACCCGCAGGACGTGCTCTCCGCCGCGCAGCGTGAACGCCTGGAAAAGGCCCGCAGCAGCGACAAGCCCGTCGTCATCGTCACGCAAAAAGAGGCGGAAGCGGCCGAAAAAACCGTCAGCCGCGCGCAAAAGACGTGGCACTTCAAGGCGGCCAACGTGCGCGATTTCGCCTGGGCCTCGAGCCGCAAGTTCATCTGGGATGCGCAGGGCTACAAGAAAGGCGGCAGCGATGTGATGGCCATGTCCTACTATCCGAAAGAGGGCAATCCGCTGTGGGAAAAGTACAGCACGCAAGCCATCGTGCACACGATTGAACAGTACAACAAGTACAGCATCGACTACCCGTACCCGACGGCCATCTCCGTCAACGGCCCCGTGGGCGGCATGGAGTATCCGATGATCTCGTTTAACGGCCCGCGCCCCGTCAAGGATAAGAAGACGGGCGAGCTGACCTACTCCAAGCGCACCAAGTATGGCTTGATCGGCGTGATCATCCACGAGGTGGGACACAACTACTACCCGATGATCATCAACTCGGACGAGCGCCAATGGACGTGGATGGACGAAGGCCTCAACACCTTCGTGCAATACCTGGCGCAGCAGGCGTGGGAAGAAAACTACCCGGCCTCGCGCGGCGAGCCGCGCGAAATCGTCGACTATATGCGTAGCCGCGACCAGGTGCCCATCATGACGAACTCCGAATCGCTGCTGCAGTTCGGTAACAACGCCTACGCCAAGCCGGCGGCGGGCCTGAACATCCTGCGCGAAACCATCCTCGGGCGCGAGCTGTTCGACTACGCGTTCAAGGAATATGCGCAGCGCTGGAAGTTCAAGCGCCCCACGCCCGCCGACTTTTTCCGCACCATGGAAGACGCTTCCGGCACGGACCTGGACTGGTTCTGGCGCGGCTGGTTCTATACGACCGACCCGGTCGACATCAGCATCGACGGCATCAGCGAATACGGCGTGAGCTCAAAAGATCCGGCAACGGAAAAAGCCTGGAAAAAGGCGCAAAAGGACGCCCAGCCGGAATCCGTCACGAGCCGCGCCAACAAGGGCATGCCGCGCCGGGTCGATGCGCATCCGGAGCTGAAGGACTTCTACAACCAGCACGACGATTTCACGGTGACCAACAAGGACCGCAACGCCTATGCCGAGGCGCTGGCCACTCTGGAACCGTGGGAAAAGGACCTGCTGAAACAGGGCAAGCACCTGTACCTGGTCGACCTGTCGAACGTGGGCGGCATGGTCATGCCCCTGATACTCGAAATCGAACTGAAAAGCGGCAAGAAGTACGTCGAGCGCGTGCCAGCCGAAGTGTGGCGCTACTCGCCGAAGAGAATCACCAAGGTCGTCATCACGGATGAACCGATGGTGGGCCTGGTGCAGGACCCGTACTGGGAAACGGCCGACATCGATACCAGCAA
- a CDS encoding phytanoyl-CoA dioxygenase family protein: MLNQSQQEQYQRDGYIILPDFKGADEIAALRARAEQIVNEFDPSVSQSIFTTRDQAKNTNDYFLASDNTIRCFFEEEAFGADGQLKQAKSLSINKIGHAMHDLDPVFRAFSADPKLAEVARDLGLADAQVWQSMYIFKQPGIGGEVRWHQDATYFETTPISVTTFWFALEDATLDNGCLWAEPGGHRGPLRERFIRNGDAVRVEKLDAMPWPDDSTAVPLEVKAGALVCFHGLLPHYSAPNRSPVSRHAYTLHATDGQTEYAAHNWIQRDAAFPVRGFV, from the coding sequence ATGCTGAATCAATCTCAACAAGAACAATACCAACGCGACGGCTACATCATCCTGCCCGATTTCAAGGGCGCGGACGAAATCGCCGCTTTGCGCGCGCGCGCCGAGCAGATTGTCAACGAATTCGATCCCAGCGTCAGCCAGTCCATCTTCACAACGCGCGACCAGGCGAAGAACACCAACGATTATTTTCTCGCCTCCGACAACACCATCCGCTGCTTCTTCGAGGAAGAGGCGTTCGGCGCGGACGGCCAGTTAAAGCAGGCCAAGTCCCTGTCGATCAACAAGATCGGCCATGCCATGCATGACCTAGACCCCGTTTTCCGCGCTTTTTCAGCCGACCCGAAGCTGGCCGAAGTGGCGCGCGACCTGGGCCTGGCGGATGCGCAGGTATGGCAATCGATGTACATTTTCAAACAGCCCGGCATCGGCGGCGAAGTGCGCTGGCACCAGGACGCCACGTATTTCGAGACCACGCCGATCAGCGTGACCACCTTCTGGTTCGCGCTGGAAGACGCGACCCTGGACAACGGCTGCCTGTGGGCGGAACCGGGCGGCCACCGCGGCCCGCTGCGCGAACGCTTCATCCGCAACGGCGACGCCGTGCGCGTGGAAAAACTCGACGCCATGCCCTGGCCCGACGACAGCACGGCCGTGCCACTGGAAGTCAAGGCGGGCGCCCTCGTCTGCTTCCACGGCTTGCTGCCCCATTACAGTGCGCCAAACCGCTCGCCCGTCTCGCGCCACGCCTATACCTTGCACGCCACCGATGGCCAGACGGAATACGCGGCCCACAACTGGATACAGCGCGACGCAGCGTTCCCCGTGCGGGGCTTCGTCTGA